In Trifolium pratense cultivar HEN17-A07 linkage group LG7, ARS_RC_1.1, whole genome shotgun sequence, a genomic segment contains:
- the LOC123897964 gene encoding G-type lectin S-receptor-like serine/threonine-protein kinase At4g27290 isoform X1, translating to MLPTQHLQFCLDSNKMIYRIILLIFASYMITSTSLDTLSQNQSILDGQSLISAKGTFELGFFSPGNSKGRYLGMWYKNLTPLTIVWVANRETPLYNNLGIFKLNENGVLVILNGTKNTIWSSNVSNKPANKSITAHLLDTGNIVLKIGQDNVLWQSFDYPCDTLLPGMKLGWNLVTGLNMFESSWKSLDDPAKGDYSVNVDIRGYPQLVIKMGSVIRLRVGSWNGRAFTGYPTQPLKQKQRFEFVMTEKEVYHRYEVVDSSVVSIYKLSPLGNLQALVWTSKTSNRIVVDTGMQDSCDSYATCGSNSVCNMNGNVPRCECLKGYVPKFPEQWNISYWSSGCVPKINSVCGNNKTSGFLKYREMKLPDTSSSWYNKTMNLVECQKVCMKNCSCAAYTNVDIRNGGSGCLLWFGDLVDMRVFSQWGQDLYIRVPSSELESIPMMHCGGDNCSRHLNHVSVDGNRNQKKRLIRITVAVIISGFLICACIIVFIKRVAPRLYHLAPFQWRQQYLRLRKEDSDLPIFDFSIIVKATDSFASRNKLGEGGFGPVYKGTLIDGKEVAIKRNAKMSDQGSEEFKNEVLLIAKLQHRNLVKLIGCCIHREEKLLIYEYMPNRSLDYFIFDETRSKLLAWSKRSDIIAGIARGLLYLHQDSRLRIIHRDLKLSNILLDAHMNPKISDFGLARTFCGDQVEARTRKLVGTYGYMPPEYAMHGRYSMKSDVFSFGVIVLEIISGKKVKAFYDSEHSLNLLGHAWRLWIENMALELVDPHFVETIVYSEILRYMHVGLLCVQQKPGDRPDMSSVILMLNGEKLLSQPKAPGFYTGRGLTEPISPSSNQMSITIFEAR from the exons ATGCTACCGACTCAACATCTTCAGTTCTGTTTAGATTcaaataaaatgatttataggatcattttgttaatttttgcttCCTACATGATAACAAGCACTTCACTGGACACTTTATCTCAGAATCAATCTATTCTTGATGGCCAGAGTTTGATTTCAGCAAAAGGAACTTTTGAACTCGGTTTCTTCAGTCCAGGTAATTCAAAAGGAAGATATTTAGGTATGTGGTACAAAAATTTAACCCCTTTAACAATTGTTTGGGTGGCCAACAGAGAAACACCACTGTACAATAATTTAGGTATTTTTAAACTCAATGAAAATGGGGTTCTTGTGATTCTAAACGGCACAAAAAACACAATTTGGTCCTCGAATGTGTCAAACAAACCCGCGAATAAGTCAATAACTGCACATCTATTGGACACAGGAAATATTGTGTTGAAAATTGGGCAGGACAATGTTTTGTGGCAGAGTTTTGATTATCCATGTGATACATTATTGCCGGGAATGAAGCTTGGATGGAACTTAGTAACCGGTCTAAACATGTTCGAATCGTCTTGGAAAAGTTTAGATGATCCAGCTAAGGGAGATTATTCTGTAAATGTTGATATCAGAGGATATCCGCAACTAGTTATTAAGATGGGATCTGTCATAAGATTGAGAGTAGGATCATGGAATGGACGCGCTTTTACCGGATATCCAACACAACCattgaaacaaaagcaaagaTTTGAATTTGTCATGACTGAAAAAGAAGTGTATCATCGGTATGAAGTTGTTGATAGCTCTGTTGTTTCTATATATAAACTCTCCCCTTTAGGAAATTTGCAGGCTTTAGTTTGGACAAGTAAAACAAGCAATAGGATAGTAGTCGACACTGGCATGCAAGATTCTTGTGATAGCTATGCAACATGTGGTTCTAATTCTGTATGCAATATGAACGGAAACGTTCCCAGATGTGAATGCCTAAAAGGTTATGTTCCTAAGTTTCCTGAACAATGGAATATTTCATATTGGTCTAGTGGTTGTGTTCCGAAAATTAACTCCGTTTGTGGGAACAATAAGACAAGTGGTTTCCTGAAATACCGAGAAATGAAATTGCCAGACACGTCTTCATCATGGTATAATAAAACGATGAATCTTGTGGAATGTCAAAAAGTGTGTATGAAAAATTGTTCATGTGCGGCTTATACAAATGTGGATATCCGAAATGGGGGAAGTGGTTGTTTGCTTTGGTTTGGTGATCTAGTTGACATGAGAGTATTTTCTCAATGGGGACAAGATCTTTATATCAGAGTCCCTTCTTCAGAATTGG AAAGTATACCTATGATGCACTGCGGAGGGGATAATTGTAGCAGACATCTAA ATCATGTTAGTGTTGATGGCAACAGAAACCAAAAGAAGCGACTGATACGGATCACAGTTGCCGTGATAATTTCTGGATTCCTAATATGTGCCTGCATAATAGTATTTATAAAGCGAG TGGCACCGAGATTATATCATCTTGCGCCATTTCAATGGAGACAACAATATTTAAGATTGAGGAAGGAAGATTCAGATCTGccaatatttgatttttcaatCATTGTTAAGGCAACTGATAGTTTTGCTAGCAGAAATAAACTTGGGGAAGGTGGATTTGGACCTGTTTATAAG GGTACCCTGATAGATGGAAAAGAGGTAGCCATAAAGCGCAATGCAAAGATGTCTGATCAAGGGTCGGAGGAATTTAAAAACGAAGTTTTGTTGATTGCAAAACTTCAACACCGTAATCTTGTGAAGCTTATTGGTTGTTGTATTCATAGAGAGGAAAAATTGTTGATCTACGAATACATGCCCAACAGGAGCTTAGACTACTTCATCTTTG ATGAAACTAGAAGCAAACTCTTGGCGTGGTCAAAGCGTTCCGATATTATTGCTGGCATTGCTAGAGGACTTCTTTATCTCCACCAAGATTCTAGACTTAGAATTATTCACAGAGATTTGAAGTTAAGCAATATCTTGCTAGATGCACATATGAATCCAAAAATCTCGGATTTTGGTTTGGCTCGGACATTTTGTGGCGATCAAGTTGAAGCCAGAACAAGAAAGTTGGTTGGAACATA TGGCTACATGCCTCCAGAGTATGCTATGCATGGTCGTTACTCCATGAAATCAGATGTGTTTAGTTTTGGAGTAATAGTATTGGAGATAATTAGCGGAAAAAAGGTTAAGGCGTTTTATGACTCAGAACACTCACTCAACCTTCTTGGACAT GCATGGAGACTGTGGATTGAAAACATGGCACTGGAACTAGTTGATCCACACTTTGTTGAGACAATCGTTTATTCTGAAATATTAAGATATATGCATGTGGGATTGTTATGCGTACAACAAAAACCAGGAGATCGACCAGACATGTCATCTGTAATTCTTATGCTGAATGGTGAGAAATTATTGTCTCAGCCGAAAGCTCCGGGATTTTATACCGGAAGGGGCTTAACTGAACCAATATCACCATCTTCAAATCAGATGTCAATTACAATTTTTGAGGCAAGATAG
- the LOC123897964 gene encoding G-type lectin S-receptor-like serine/threonine-protein kinase At4g27290 isoform X2, giving the protein MLPTQHLQFCLDSNKMIYRIILLIFASYMITSTSLDTLSQNQSILDGQSLISAKGTFELGFFSPGNSKGRYLGMWYKNLTPLTIVWVANRETPLYNNLGIFKLNENGVLVILNGTKNTIWSSNVSNKPANKSITAHLLDTGNIVLKIGQDNVLWQSFDYPCDTLLPGMKLGWNLVTGLNMFESSWKSLDDPAKGDYSVNVDIRGYPQLVIKMGSVIRLRVGSWNGRAFTGYPTQPLKQKQRFEFVMTEKEVYHRYEVVDSSVVSIYKLSPLGNLQALVWTSKTSNRIVVDTGMQDSCDSYATCGSNSVCNMNGNVPRCECLKGYVPKFPEQWNISYWSSGCVPKINSVCGNNKTSGFLKYREMKLPDTSSSWYNKTMNLVECQKVCMKNCSCAAYTNVDIRNGGSGCLLWFGDLVDMRVFSQWGQDLYIRVPSSELDHVSVDGNRNQKKRLIRITVAVIISGFLICACIIVFIKRVAPRLYHLAPFQWRQQYLRLRKEDSDLPIFDFSIIVKATDSFASRNKLGEGGFGPVYKGTLIDGKEVAIKRNAKMSDQGSEEFKNEVLLIAKLQHRNLVKLIGCCIHREEKLLIYEYMPNRSLDYFIFDETRSKLLAWSKRSDIIAGIARGLLYLHQDSRLRIIHRDLKLSNILLDAHMNPKISDFGLARTFCGDQVEARTRKLVGTYGYMPPEYAMHGRYSMKSDVFSFGVIVLEIISGKKVKAFYDSEHSLNLLGHAWRLWIENMALELVDPHFVETIVYSEILRYMHVGLLCVQQKPGDRPDMSSVILMLNGEKLLSQPKAPGFYTGRGLTEPISPSSNQMSITIFEAR; this is encoded by the exons ATGCTACCGACTCAACATCTTCAGTTCTGTTTAGATTcaaataaaatgatttataggatcattttgttaatttttgcttCCTACATGATAACAAGCACTTCACTGGACACTTTATCTCAGAATCAATCTATTCTTGATGGCCAGAGTTTGATTTCAGCAAAAGGAACTTTTGAACTCGGTTTCTTCAGTCCAGGTAATTCAAAAGGAAGATATTTAGGTATGTGGTACAAAAATTTAACCCCTTTAACAATTGTTTGGGTGGCCAACAGAGAAACACCACTGTACAATAATTTAGGTATTTTTAAACTCAATGAAAATGGGGTTCTTGTGATTCTAAACGGCACAAAAAACACAATTTGGTCCTCGAATGTGTCAAACAAACCCGCGAATAAGTCAATAACTGCACATCTATTGGACACAGGAAATATTGTGTTGAAAATTGGGCAGGACAATGTTTTGTGGCAGAGTTTTGATTATCCATGTGATACATTATTGCCGGGAATGAAGCTTGGATGGAACTTAGTAACCGGTCTAAACATGTTCGAATCGTCTTGGAAAAGTTTAGATGATCCAGCTAAGGGAGATTATTCTGTAAATGTTGATATCAGAGGATATCCGCAACTAGTTATTAAGATGGGATCTGTCATAAGATTGAGAGTAGGATCATGGAATGGACGCGCTTTTACCGGATATCCAACACAACCattgaaacaaaagcaaagaTTTGAATTTGTCATGACTGAAAAAGAAGTGTATCATCGGTATGAAGTTGTTGATAGCTCTGTTGTTTCTATATATAAACTCTCCCCTTTAGGAAATTTGCAGGCTTTAGTTTGGACAAGTAAAACAAGCAATAGGATAGTAGTCGACACTGGCATGCAAGATTCTTGTGATAGCTATGCAACATGTGGTTCTAATTCTGTATGCAATATGAACGGAAACGTTCCCAGATGTGAATGCCTAAAAGGTTATGTTCCTAAGTTTCCTGAACAATGGAATATTTCATATTGGTCTAGTGGTTGTGTTCCGAAAATTAACTCCGTTTGTGGGAACAATAAGACAAGTGGTTTCCTGAAATACCGAGAAATGAAATTGCCAGACACGTCTTCATCATGGTATAATAAAACGATGAATCTTGTGGAATGTCAAAAAGTGTGTATGAAAAATTGTTCATGTGCGGCTTATACAAATGTGGATATCCGAAATGGGGGAAGTGGTTGTTTGCTTTGGTTTGGTGATCTAGTTGACATGAGAGTATTTTCTCAATGGGGACAAGATCTTTATATCAGAGTCCCTTCTTCAGAATTGG ATCATGTTAGTGTTGATGGCAACAGAAACCAAAAGAAGCGACTGATACGGATCACAGTTGCCGTGATAATTTCTGGATTCCTAATATGTGCCTGCATAATAGTATTTATAAAGCGAG TGGCACCGAGATTATATCATCTTGCGCCATTTCAATGGAGACAACAATATTTAAGATTGAGGAAGGAAGATTCAGATCTGccaatatttgatttttcaatCATTGTTAAGGCAACTGATAGTTTTGCTAGCAGAAATAAACTTGGGGAAGGTGGATTTGGACCTGTTTATAAG GGTACCCTGATAGATGGAAAAGAGGTAGCCATAAAGCGCAATGCAAAGATGTCTGATCAAGGGTCGGAGGAATTTAAAAACGAAGTTTTGTTGATTGCAAAACTTCAACACCGTAATCTTGTGAAGCTTATTGGTTGTTGTATTCATAGAGAGGAAAAATTGTTGATCTACGAATACATGCCCAACAGGAGCTTAGACTACTTCATCTTTG ATGAAACTAGAAGCAAACTCTTGGCGTGGTCAAAGCGTTCCGATATTATTGCTGGCATTGCTAGAGGACTTCTTTATCTCCACCAAGATTCTAGACTTAGAATTATTCACAGAGATTTGAAGTTAAGCAATATCTTGCTAGATGCACATATGAATCCAAAAATCTCGGATTTTGGTTTGGCTCGGACATTTTGTGGCGATCAAGTTGAAGCCAGAACAAGAAAGTTGGTTGGAACATA TGGCTACATGCCTCCAGAGTATGCTATGCATGGTCGTTACTCCATGAAATCAGATGTGTTTAGTTTTGGAGTAATAGTATTGGAGATAATTAGCGGAAAAAAGGTTAAGGCGTTTTATGACTCAGAACACTCACTCAACCTTCTTGGACAT GCATGGAGACTGTGGATTGAAAACATGGCACTGGAACTAGTTGATCCACACTTTGTTGAGACAATCGTTTATTCTGAAATATTAAGATATATGCATGTGGGATTGTTATGCGTACAACAAAAACCAGGAGATCGACCAGACATGTCATCTGTAATTCTTATGCTGAATGGTGAGAAATTATTGTCTCAGCCGAAAGCTCCGGGATTTTATACCGGAAGGGGCTTAACTGAACCAATATCACCATCTTCAAATCAGATGTCAATTACAATTTTTGAGGCAAGATAG